A region of Ignatzschineria larvae DSM 13226 DNA encodes the following proteins:
- a CDS encoding nucleoside permease, whose product MSIQNRLRVMLFLQYFIWGCWLTTLGSYLINTLDMNGAQVGDIFSSKGLASLIMPVIVGIIADKYLSSKYVYMLCHLVSAGALFYASIVTDFNPLYWMMFISLFAYMPTLSLSNAISYYCLSQHNLDAAVTFPKLRIFGTIGFIVAMWMISLSGFEVSHWQLMIAGIASVILVVYSLTLPYIPKAKQKMNRSLSAILGLDAFVLFKKPIMAVFFLFAMLLGAVLQITNIFGNPFLRDFAHYPEFADSFVVQYPSILLSISQIAEVVFILAIPFALKRFGIKNVMLISMFAWVLRFGLFAYGDPSPIGFWFLLLSMIVYGCAFDFFNISGSIFIEKEVNADIRASAQGLFMMMVNGVGSYLGSKLSGYVVDYYTIDGLRDWHSIWLVFAGYALILAIVFYFTFNYKQDRSAEATA is encoded by the coding sequence ATGAGTATTCAAAATCGCCTGCGGGTAATGCTCTTTTTGCAATATTTTATTTGGGGCTGTTGGCTGACTACTTTGGGAAGCTATCTTATCAATACGCTTGATATGAATGGCGCACAAGTGGGAGATATCTTCAGTTCAAAAGGATTAGCTTCCCTCATTATGCCGGTTATTGTCGGAATTATTGCTGATAAATATCTCTCCTCAAAATATGTCTATATGCTCTGTCATTTAGTCAGTGCTGGCGCACTCTTTTATGCATCCATTGTGACCGATTTTAATCCACTCTATTGGATGATGTTTATCAGCTTATTTGCTTATATGCCAACGTTGTCGCTCTCTAATGCGATCAGTTATTACTGTCTTTCACAGCATAATCTCGATGCGGCGGTGACATTCCCAAAACTTCGGATCTTTGGGACAATCGGTTTTATTGTGGCAATGTGGATGATCAGCCTTTCAGGCTTTGAAGTGAGTCATTGGCAATTAATGATTGCCGGCATTGCTTCCGTAATCTTAGTTGTTTATTCATTGACCTTACCCTACATTCCTAAGGCAAAACAGAAAATGAATCGCTCTTTAAGTGCAATATTGGGCTTAGATGCATTTGTGCTCTTTAAAAAACCAATTATGGCGGTCTTTTTCCTTTTTGCGATGCTATTAGGGGCAGTGCTACAAATTACCAATATCTTCGGTAATCCATTCTTACGGGACTTTGCCCACTATCCTGAATTTGCCGATAGCTTTGTGGTGCAATATCCGTCGATCTTACTCTCAATTTCTCAGATTGCTGAAGTGGTCTTTATCTTGGCGATTCCTTTTGCACTGAAACGCTTTGGGATTAAAAATGTAATGCTGATCAGTATGTTCGCTTGGGTATTACGCTTTGGACTCTTTGCTTATGGTGATCCGTCTCCGATTGGCTTCTGGTTCCTACTTCTTTCGATGATTGTCTATGGTTGTGCCTTTGATTTCTTCAATATCTCAGGTTCAATCTTTATTGAAAAAGAGGTGAATGCCGATATTCGAGCAAGTGCGCAAGGGCTCTTTATGATGATGGTTAATGGGGTTGGCTCATATTTAGGCTCAAAACTGAGTGGCTATGTGGTCGATTACTATACGATCGATGGGCTACGGGATTGGCATTCAATCTGGCTCGTCTTCGCCGGCTATGCGTTGATTCTCGCAATTGTATTCTATTTTACCTTTAATTATAAGCAAGATAGAAGCGCAGAGGCGACCGCATAG
- a CDS encoding Hcp family type VI secretion system effector, whose product MSTPCYVSIEGLTQGNITAGAFTAESVGDIYVEGHEDQMLVQEVKHVVTVPTDPQSGQPSGQRVHRPFIITVDLNKAIPLLYNALVSGEQLPKIEVKWYRTSSTGQQEHFFTTTLTDAIVTEINQVLPNAINPENKPYRQLIDISFAYRKIEWDHESAGTKGYDDWRNPRQA is encoded by the coding sequence ATGTCCACACCATGTTATGTGTCGATCGAAGGTTTAACCCAAGGAAATATTACCGCTGGTGCATTCACCGCTGAATCAGTGGGAGATATCTATGTAGAGGGTCACGAAGATCAGATGCTTGTGCAAGAAGTTAAGCACGTTGTAACAGTGCCAACAGATCCTCAGTCAGGTCAGCCATCAGGTCAACGTGTTCACCGTCCATTTATTATTACGGTGGATTTAAACAAAGCCATTCCACTACTTTATAACGCATTAGTCTCAGGAGAGCAATTACCGAAAATAGAAGTGAAATGGTACCGTACTTCTAGTACGGGGCAGCAAGAGCATTTCTTCACAACGACATTAACCGATGCGATTGTGACTGAGATCAACCAAGTGCTTCCAAATGCGATCAATCCAGAAAATAAGCCTTATCGTCAATTAATTGATATCTCATTTGCCTATCGTAAAATCGAGTGGGATCACGAATCAGCGGGTACGAAGGGTTATGATGACTGGAGAAATCCACGTCAAGCATAA
- a CDS encoding DUF4123 domain-containing protein, which translates to MKIYAVICNGSAEGLQDALATFDPPASCLYNEPIDPNTFRNAPFLVEVTESFKPWLAEQTTPWGLYLLTQKEVTFNALRQHLRRYTYAKIPSEEVPVLFRFYDPRVFWDFAEVIDDWNLHAMLGPIEIVASHYGELKQDHFEERRRNYPKNAKMRGMFLTLTAAQEAALNGKKQDKYIQELADHMWDYVDPNHLMRVWEDPEEAHAAMLRHQRDVKGVEITHPEDLKLLEKVFSEKKRDPETGKYLPRTIEEMREAVYQLAKDFHQFCVGEGIKDDRSLKELAWLITEHDIFEFEDIPQEWRDRLRDKKDDEIGKYRARRLSGMLKKALKENEEELV; encoded by the coding sequence ATGAAGATTTATGCCGTAATCTGTAATGGATCTGCCGAAGGATTGCAGGATGCTTTAGCAACCTTTGATCCGCCGGCATCTTGCCTCTATAACGAGCCGATAGACCCTAACACTTTTCGCAATGCCCCATTTTTAGTGGAAGTAACAGAAAGTTTTAAACCGTGGCTTGCAGAACAAACAACGCCGTGGGGTCTGTATCTGTTGACACAAAAAGAGGTAACTTTTAATGCGCTTCGTCAGCACTTACGACGTTATACTTACGCCAAAATCCCGAGTGAAGAAGTGCCGGTACTGTTTCGGTTTTATGATCCGAGAGTATTTTGGGATTTTGCGGAAGTGATTGATGATTGGAATCTCCACGCCATGCTCGGGCCTATTGAAATAGTAGCAAGTCATTATGGTGAGTTAAAGCAAGATCATTTTGAAGAGAGACGTAGAAATTATCCTAAAAATGCCAAAATGCGGGGAATGTTTTTAACGTTAACAGCTGCACAAGAAGCTGCGCTTAATGGTAAAAAGCAAGATAAGTACATTCAAGAGCTCGCAGATCATATGTGGGATTACGTAGACCCTAATCACTTAATGAGAGTTTGGGAAGATCCCGAAGAAGCGCATGCGGCCATGTTAAGACATCAGCGAGATGTGAAAGGCGTTGAGATTACGCATCCTGAAGATCTAAAGCTCCTTGAAAAGGTCTTTTCAGAGAAGAAACGAGACCCAGAAACAGGAAAGTATCTGCCAAGAACCATTGAAGAGATGCGAGAGGCGGTTTATCAGCTAGCCAAAGACTTTCATCAGTTTTGTGTAGGTGAAGGGATTAAGGATGATCGCTCTTTAAAAGAACTGGCTTGGTTGATTACGGAACACGATATTTTTGAATTTGAAGATATTCCTCAAGAATGGAGAGATAGATTACGGGATAAGAAGGATGACGAGATAGGAAAGTATCGAGCTAGGCGTTTATCAGGTATGTTGAAAAAAGCTTTAAAAGAAAATGAAGAGGAGTTGGTGTAA
- the deoC gene encoding deoxyribose-phosphate aldolase: MTNVTDDARLALSLMDLTTLNHDDTDEKIIALCQQAKSPAGNTAAICIYPRFIPLARKTLRAQGTPEIRIATVTNFPHGNDDLEIALAETNAALAYGADEVDVVFPYRALMAGNETIGFEMVKACKEACASKGALLKVIIETGELKEPALIRKASEIAIKAGADFIKTSTGKVPVNATLESAKLMLEVIRDLNVGDSVGFKPAGGVRTAEEASEYLTLARTIMGDQWLDARHFRFGASSLLGNLLATLNGQSVTADPTVY, from the coding sequence ATGACTAATGTAACGGATGATGCACGTTTAGCACTCTCATTAATGGATTTAACAACGCTTAACCACGATGATACCGATGAGAAAATCATCGCACTCTGCCAACAGGCAAAAAGCCCTGCCGGCAATACCGCGGCGATCTGTATCTATCCTCGCTTTATTCCCCTTGCCCGCAAAACCTTACGAGCGCAAGGAACCCCGGAAATTCGCATTGCTACGGTCACCAACTTCCCTCACGGTAATGATGATCTTGAAATTGCCCTTGCTGAAACCAATGCAGCGCTCGCTTATGGCGCAGATGAAGTGGATGTTGTCTTCCCTTATAGAGCGCTTATGGCCGGCAATGAAACCATTGGATTTGAAATGGTCAAGGCGTGCAAAGAAGCCTGTGCCTCAAAAGGTGCACTATTAAAAGTGATTATCGAAACAGGGGAATTGAAAGAACCTGCGTTAATTCGTAAAGCCTCTGAAATTGCCATCAAAGCTGGTGCTGATTTTATCAAAACCTCAACCGGAAAAGTCCCGGTCAATGCCACACTTGAGAGTGCGAAATTGATGCTTGAAGTGATTCGTGATCTAAATGTCGGTGACAGTGTCGGCTTTAAACCTGCGGGCGGTGTTCGTACTGCGGAAGAGGCCTCTGAATATCTCACTCTAGCGCGTACAATTATGGGCGATCAATGGCTTGATGCCCGTCATTTCCGCTTTGGTGCTTCTAGCCTACTTGGCAATTTATTAGCCACATTAAATGGCCAAAGCGTGACCGCAGATCCGACTGTTTATTAA
- a CDS encoding PAAR domain-containing protein, with the protein MNSRSVIRKGDKTSHGGVVLEGLEECVIEGQPIACKGHQVSCPLCLGVYVIAEGISNYSLGGRKPALEGMKTTCGATLIATQNTLKTKG; encoded by the coding sequence ATGAATAGCAGATCAGTTATTAGGAAGGGCGATAAGACATCTCATGGGGGAGTGGTGTTAGAAGGTCTGGAAGAATGTGTTATTGAAGGACAGCCGATCGCTTGTAAGGGGCATCAAGTATCATGCCCTCTCTGCTTGGGAGTATATGTAATTGCTGAGGGTATTAGTAATTACTCTTTAGGTGGTAGAAAACCTGCTCTTGAAGGAATGAAAACCACGTGCGGGGCAACTTTAATAGCTACTCAAAATACCTTAAAAACTAAGGGGTAA
- a CDS encoding purine-nucleoside phosphorylase: MHITAEIQEAVTFIQSKCDQKPTIGIILGSGLGPFADTLENATRISYNEIPHFARSEAVGHANELVIGEIAGKVVVAMKGRFHYYEGYSLDQVTFPVRVMKMLGIEKLIITNACGAVNTNFKPGDLMLITDHINLTGNNPLMGPNNAELGVRFLDVSEVYSKKLRGVVAGVAEKMGITLQNGVYAWWSGPTYETPAEVRMIRTLGADAVGMSTVPEAIIARHSGIETVGISCLTNMACGILDQPLGHEEVIETAELVKETFLKLVTESIAQF; the protein is encoded by the coding sequence ATGCATATTACTGCTGAGATTCAAGAAGCTGTTACATTTATTCAAAGCAAATGTGATCAAAAACCCACAATCGGCATTATTTTAGGCTCAGGTTTAGGCCCTTTTGCTGATACATTAGAGAACGCTACACGAATCTCTTATAATGAGATTCCGCATTTTGCAAGATCAGAAGCGGTAGGGCACGCAAATGAATTAGTGATAGGGGAGATTGCCGGTAAAGTCGTTGTAGCGATGAAGGGGCGGTTTCACTATTATGAGGGTTATTCCTTAGATCAAGTGACATTTCCTGTGCGTGTGATGAAGATGCTCGGCATTGAAAAATTGATTATTACCAATGCTTGTGGTGCTGTAAATACTAACTTTAAGCCTGGTGATTTAATGCTCATTACCGATCATATTAATTTAACTGGTAATAATCCATTAATGGGGCCGAATAATGCTGAATTAGGTGTTCGCTTTTTAGATGTCAGCGAAGTGTACAGTAAAAAACTGCGGGGCGTTGTGGCCGGCGTTGCCGAGAAGATGGGTATTACATTACAAAATGGCGTTTACGCTTGGTGGTCCGGCCCGACTTATGAAACGCCGGCAGAAGTGCGGATGATTCGCACATTAGGGGCAGATGCGGTGGGGATGTCAACGGTGCCGGAGGCGATTATTGCTCGTCATTCAGGGATTGAGACAGTCGGTATCTCTTGTTTAACCAATATGGCGTGTGGCATTTTAGATCAACCGCTAGGTCACGAAGAAGTGATCGAAACTGCGGAGCTGGTTAAAGAGACCTTCTTAAAACTCGTAACAGAATCGATTGCCCAATTCTAA
- a CDS encoding type VI secretion system Vgr family protein, producing the protein MRSPKIFNEVRFELTAGGHQFNVIDFTIDEGFSTPFCGEFKLSNKQRFIHAEDMLNKTCTLKIYQNKTLTRLFSGIIQRFEKGDDTGHETRYNLTIVPAFARFSLRHESRIFQHKSVVNILEVMLKEMRISHYSLRMMNTHAPRDYCVQYRESDLAFLHRILAEEGISYFFEYSEDKHTIIFNDYTPRANNVGVEILYDPSASAMPEHPYIRQFLLQNEIKPTKAVLQDYHFRSPRFTLSNQEIGYEMESQNGDYEHYDYPSRYSFGDNNIGRLFTKARINYLRRDAITALGKGNIAEFIPGFYFELKEQYLEAYNRTWILTHVRHRGTQPQSLEERSSEGAATYYNDFSVMPKDIPWSSTPDPKPQVGGPHVAVVTGPPGEEIYVDEYGRVKVRFKWDRKQTPEPSNDSERTCWLRVSDGWAGAGRGMIALPRVGDEVLVSFLEGDPDQPIITGRTYHSHNRHPYSMPKHKTITGIRTKTHRGEGYNELYFDDENEKQLVRIHAEKDYDLKVKNVKNERIDFDHQVSIGNDERIDIANDRTITVEGEQHYTTKGAHIELREADSSLEIKGDLIEKVAGTHGLRVDGDLTLESKSRLTLKVGGNFVVIDSSGVYIKGPIVTVNSGGTPGDTVVPQVPTILDTAVGEGSAFVASCPLQDTANKSADFAALLESMGIENGEGGANANLRGATNTASSLANLAKNPSSVLGLAGQLTGATELKSLANTANLANRVLTDSLGMIDLAKTLKDNPENLAGLLGILGENSDGSHTRLSNNVGASSLATPEFNPHARS; encoded by the coding sequence ATGAGAAGCCCAAAGATTTTTAATGAAGTTCGTTTTGAATTGACGGCTGGCGGCCATCAATTTAATGTGATTGATTTCACGATTGACGAAGGATTCTCAACCCCTTTTTGTGGCGAGTTTAAGTTATCTAATAAGCAGCGGTTTATTCATGCCGAAGATATGCTCAATAAGACTTGCACATTAAAAATCTATCAAAATAAAACCTTAACACGTCTCTTTAGCGGCATTATTCAACGCTTTGAAAAAGGTGATGATACAGGGCATGAAACACGTTATAACTTAACGATTGTGCCGGCATTTGCTCGCTTTTCTCTGCGGCATGAGTCTCGTATTTTTCAGCATAAATCTGTGGTTAATATTTTAGAAGTCATGTTGAAAGAGATGCGAATTAGCCACTACTCCTTAAGAATGATGAATACACATGCCCCTCGTGATTATTGTGTCCAATATCGGGAGTCGGATTTAGCTTTTTTGCATCGAATTTTAGCAGAGGAAGGGATCTCTTACTTCTTCGAATATAGCGAAGATAAACATACGATTATATTTAATGATTATACGCCAAGAGCGAATAATGTGGGCGTAGAGATTCTCTATGACCCGAGTGCTAGCGCGATGCCGGAGCACCCTTATATTCGTCAATTTCTCCTGCAAAACGAGATTAAACCAACAAAGGCCGTTTTACAAGATTATCACTTTAGATCGCCCCGTTTTACACTGTCAAACCAAGAGATTGGTTATGAGATGGAGAGCCAAAATGGGGATTATGAGCATTATGATTATCCGAGCCGCTATAGTTTTGGGGATAATAATATCGGGCGTCTGTTTACAAAAGCGCGGATTAACTATCTACGCCGAGATGCAATAACAGCACTTGGTAAGGGCAATATTGCAGAATTTATACCAGGATTCTACTTTGAGTTAAAAGAGCAATATTTAGAGGCTTATAACAGAACTTGGATCTTAACCCATGTTCGCCATAGAGGAACGCAGCCGCAATCCTTAGAAGAGCGTAGCTCTGAGGGAGCGGCTACTTATTATAATGATTTCTCGGTGATGCCAAAAGATATTCCTTGGAGCTCAACCCCTGATCCTAAACCTCAAGTAGGCGGCCCGCACGTTGCCGTAGTAACAGGCCCGCCGGGAGAAGAGATCTATGTGGATGAATATGGACGTGTAAAGGTACGTTTTAAATGGGATCGCAAGCAAACGCCAGAGCCGAGTAATGATAGTGAGCGTACTTGCTGGCTCCGTGTATCAGATGGTTGGGCTGGTGCCGGTAGAGGAATGATTGCACTTCCACGGGTTGGAGATGAGGTATTAGTGAGCTTTTTAGAAGGAGATCCTGATCAGCCGATTATTACAGGACGAACGTATCACTCGCATAATCGCCATCCCTATTCGATGCCAAAACATAAAACGATCACCGGCATTCGCACGAAAACTCATCGGGGAGAGGGGTATAACGAACTCTATTTTGATGATGAGAATGAAAAACAGCTGGTACGCATTCATGCCGAGAAAGATTACGATCTTAAAGTGAAGAACGTCAAAAATGAGCGAATCGACTTCGATCATCAAGTGAGTATTGGGAATGATGAACGAATAGATATCGCTAATGATCGTACGATCACCGTTGAAGGTGAGCAGCATTACACAACAAAAGGTGCGCATATTGAACTGAGAGAAGCGGATTCTAGCTTAGAGATTAAAGGTGATCTGATTGAGAAAGTTGCCGGCACACATGGTCTGCGAGTTGATGGGGATCTTACATTAGAATCCAAGAGCCGCCTTACTTTAAAAGTTGGCGGAAACTTTGTGGTGATTGATTCGAGCGGTGTTTATATTAAGGGTCCAATTGTCACGGTAAATTCTGGCGGAACACCGGGAGATACGGTAGTGCCACAAGTACCGACAATCTTGGATACAGCAGTTGGGGAAGGAAGTGCTTTTGTGGCAAGTTGTCCTTTACAAGATACCGCAAATAAGAGTGCTGATTTTGCAGCACTTTTAGAATCTATGGGTATAGAAAATGGGGAGGGCGGAGCCAATGCTAATTTGAGAGGAGCGACAAATACGGCTAGTTCTTTAGCGAATTTAGCGAAGAATCCGAGTAGTGTATTAGGACTTGCGGGGCAATTAACCGGTGCTACCGAATTAAAATCTTTAGCAAATACCGCAAACCTAGCTAATCGAGTTTTAACTGATTCTCTAGGTATGATCGATTTAGCAAAAACACTTAAGGATAATCCTGAAAATTTAGCAGGGCTCTTAGGGATTTTGGGAGAAAATAGCGATGGAAGTCATACGAGGCTATCCAACAATGTCGGAGCTTCATCATTAGCAACACCGGAATTTAATCCTCATGCAAGATCTTAA
- the deoB gene encoding phosphopentomutase, translating to MKRIYIMVLDSLGIGAAHDAHKFGDEGANTLGHIAKAFAEGKADNETRKGPLNIPNLSSLGLGKAAEESCGEFPAGLDPNTPIIGAYAYASELSSGKDTPSGHWEIAGVPVLFDWGYFSDLENTFPQALLDKLVERANLPGYLGNYHASGTAILEELGEEHMKTGKPIFYTSADSVFQIACHEETFGLDRLYELCEIARDELNKGDYNIGRVIARPFIGTDASNFTRTGNRHDLAVEPPAPTVLQKLVEEKQGEVVSIGKIADIYAHVGITQKVKATGINELFDATIAEMKKAGDQTIVFTNFVDFDSAYGHRRDVVGYGEALELFDRRLPELMELVTGDDILIITADHGCDPTWEGTDHTREHIPVLLYGPTVKPGSLGHRKTFADIGQTIARYFSLTPGEYGEPML from the coding sequence GTGAAACGAATTTATATTATGGTACTTGATTCCCTTGGGATTGGTGCCGCGCACGATGCGCACAAATTTGGGGATGAAGGCGCGAATACTTTAGGTCATATCGCTAAAGCATTCGCCGAGGGGAAAGCAGATAATGAAACACGCAAAGGCCCCTTAAATATTCCGAATTTATCTAGCCTTGGATTAGGTAAAGCCGCGGAAGAATCTTGTGGTGAATTTCCGGCGGGTTTAGATCCCAATACGCCGATTATTGGTGCTTATGCTTACGCAAGTGAGCTCTCATCCGGTAAAGATACCCCGTCAGGTCATTGGGAAATTGCCGGTGTGCCGGTGCTATTTGATTGGGGCTATTTTAGTGATCTTGAGAATACCTTTCCGCAAGCACTATTAGATAAATTAGTAGAACGCGCGAATCTTCCGGGATACCTCGGCAATTACCACGCTTCAGGAACTGCGATTCTAGAAGAACTCGGCGAAGAGCATATGAAAACAGGCAAACCGATTTTTTATACTTCTGCTGATTCTGTTTTCCAGATTGCTTGCCACGAAGAGACTTTTGGTTTAGATCGCCTCTATGAGCTCTGTGAAATCGCTCGAGATGAGCTCAACAAAGGGGATTACAATATCGGTCGAGTCATTGCCCGCCCTTTTATCGGAACAGATGCAAGTAACTTTACCCGTACCGGTAATCGCCACGATCTTGCAGTGGAACCCCCCGCACCCACCGTATTACAGAAGCTCGTGGAAGAGAAACAAGGGGAAGTGGTGTCGATCGGTAAAATTGCCGATATCTATGCCCACGTAGGCATCACTCAAAAAGTGAAAGCGACCGGCATTAATGAATTATTTGATGCCACCATTGCCGAGATGAAAAAGGCCGGCGATCAGACGATTGTCTTCACCAACTTTGTCGATTTCGATTCTGCCTATGGGCATCGCCGGGATGTGGTGGGTTATGGCGAAGCACTTGAACTGTTTGATCGCCGTCTACCTGAATTAATGGAACTCGTCACAGGTGATGATATCCTTATTATTACAGCGGATCACGGTTGTGATCCAACGTGGGAGGGCACTGATCATACTCGGGAACATATCCCGGTATTGCTCTATGGACCAACAGTGAAACCCGGCTCTCTAGGCCATCGCAAAACCTTTGCCGATATTGGTCAAACGATTGCACGCTACTTCTCACTCACGCCCGGTGAATATGGCGAACCGATGCTATAA
- a CDS encoding EamA family transporter, whose protein sequence is MKDKFIGGLLVFIGAASFGILSSIVKTAYDAGYTLGQITSVQSFLGMAILWILYLITKVIMSTVHHNAYHNDKGAHNKAERSKRDHYLTVIASGIFPGLVGILYYQSVQLIPASIAIILLMQYLWISVLIDFIFFKHRPSLIQVVAVILIIAGSIVAAGVLNESISFNLKGYLYGLAAAFSYCFFIITSNRVGLSLPTLEKSALMITGAFIVTALIFLPSFIQYFDLQNPSFTKYFNVLQEPLYRYGLILALLGTVIPPFLFAVGIPKVGISISAILSAVELPVAMLSSYFYLEEQISFLQWMGVLVILFAIVLANLRWRKKAI, encoded by the coding sequence ATGAAAGACAAGTTTATAGGTGGCTTACTCGTCTTTATTGGCGCAGCGAGCTTTGGGATTCTCTCTTCCATTGTAAAGACAGCTTATGATGCCGGTTATACCTTAGGGCAGATTACATCGGTACAGAGTTTTTTGGGGATGGCGATTTTATGGATTCTCTATCTCATTACCAAAGTTATTATGAGCACTGTTCATCATAACGCGTATCACAATGATAAAGGGGCACATAATAAGGCAGAGCGTTCAAAACGTGATCATTATCTAACAGTCATTGCTTCAGGGATCTTCCCGGGATTGGTGGGGATTCTCTACTATCAGAGCGTGCAATTAATTCCGGCCTCCATTGCGATTATTTTATTAATGCAATATCTCTGGATCAGTGTATTGATTGACTTTATTTTCTTTAAACATCGCCCGAGCTTGATTCAAGTTGTGGCGGTGATTCTCATTATTGCCGGTAGTATTGTGGCAGCAGGTGTACTGAATGAATCGATCTCGTTTAATCTTAAAGGTTATCTCTACGGGCTAGCGGCCGCGTTCTCTTATTGCTTCTTTATTATTACGAGCAATCGGGTAGGGTTATCACTTCCTACTTTAGAGAAGAGTGCGTTGATGATTACCGGTGCCTTTATTGTTACGGCATTGATTTTCTTGCCGAGTTTCATTCAATATTTTGATCTACAGAACCCTAGTTTTACGAAGTACTTTAATGTTCTACAAGAGCCACTTTATCGCTATGGCTTGATTCTTGCGCTATTGGGGACAGTGATTCCACCTTTTCTCTTTGCAGTGGGCATTCCGAAAGTGGGAATCTCTATTAGTGCTATTTTATCAGCGGTAGAATTACCGGTGGCAATGCTCTCATCTTATTTCTACCTTGAAGAACAGATTAGCTTCCTACAATGGATGGGCGTTCTGGTGATTCTCTTTGCCATTGTGTTAGCAAATTTAAGATGGCGGAAAAAGGCGATCTAG
- a CDS encoding DUF2335 domain-containing protein has product MKSDNKKYSQSSENSEISESLMQELKKQGALDDEMLKVLNENPDAIRAIQVAIQHRQENYDSPFPHPDHLERFNKLYPNAAETVFKEFEKQGAHRREMESIIVDRGTKFDSNAQKYGFYTSIILVGAALFGMYMGWDVLSYGILGFGVAPIVSSYFGKISKRKRSE; this is encoded by the coding sequence ATGAAATCAGATAATAAAAAATATTCTCAATCAAGTGAAAATAGTGAAATTTCAGAATCCTTGATGCAAGAGCTTAAAAAGCAGGGTGCTTTAGATGATGAAATGCTCAAAGTGCTTAATGAAAATCCCGATGCTATTAGAGCTATTCAAGTTGCCATTCAACATCGACAAGAGAATTATGATAGCCCTTTTCCTCATCCAGACCATTTAGAACGATTCAATAAATTATATCCCAATGCAGCTGAGACGGTTTTTAAGGAGTTTGAAAAACAAGGAGCTCATAGAAGAGAGATGGAATCGATTATTGTTGATCGAGGGACAAAATTTGATTCAAATGCGCAAAAATATGGTTTTTATACATCAATCATATTAGTGGGTGCAGCATTATTTGGAATGTATATGGGATGGGATGTACTTTCATACGGAATATTGGGATTTGGTGTTGCTCCGATTGTGAGTAGTTATTTTGGTAAGATTTCTAAAAGAAAAAGATCGGAATAG